In Risungbinella massiliensis, the genomic stretch AGCAACACCGCATAGAATAGTGGAAAATCCAAAACCTATCATACCGTAAATCATTACATTCTTCCGATTGAGACCATCGGAAAGAGGACCAGCAATAAGAGCAAAAAGTGCATAGCCAAGTGCGTAAGCACCAATCATCCAACCAGAAATTTCGGTGTTCACTCCAAATTTTTCTCGCAATGTAGGTAACAAAGGGGAGATTAAAAATGTATCTGTCCCAATGAAAAACATGATCAAAAAGAACAAGCATAGTATTTTTTTCATAATAAAGACCTTCTTTTTCACTTTGTATTGTAGTTGTATGATTATTGAACTACTGGCTAAGAAAAAAGGTTCCAGATTAATTACAATGTTTCTAGGAACCCTGGCAAGTAATTTTGAAATGTAACTTTGTCTAGCTTAGTATACTTGGTCTGTGCCTCCTTTCGGACTATAATCAACCCTGCCTCACGTAAAGTCCGGAAATGATAAGAAGCGTTGGACTTTGAAACAGAACAGATCTCGCCAACCTCCCCGCATGCCATCTCTTTGTTGGCATTGTAGAGTGTGCGAATAATTTCAATACGTGTAGGGTCAGATAGAGCTTTAAAAATCTTAACTCGGTGGTCATCACTCAATTTAAGTTCAATAGTCATAAAACTAAAATACAATGATTTTGAATAAAAGGCAAGCATAAATAACAGAAACCTCTCATCTAGGAATTCCTAGATGAGAGGTTTCTGTTATATTTGACCGGTTCCAATCAGATTTTGGTCCTCTACACCGATATAACCATGAGTCATGAGATAATCGACCACCTTTTGAGCAGCTGCTTCAGGGGGGCATTGATTCGTCTCGATCATAATTTCAGGAGATACTGGATCTTCATAGTAGTAAATCGTATCAGCATGTCTTGTATATTTGGCTTTGTCATCTCTGTCTAGTCGAACATCTTGGGGACACTTCAGATAGACTTCTACAAAATCTTTTAACTCTGCCCGTGAATTGGCACGAACATCCTCGAATCTTCCAACAGACGCGATCAACACCACTACATTGCGTTTTAGTAATAGTTTCGCGATGTAGGTAAGATTGGTGCATTTTTGAAACTGTCTTGTTTTCCAATCTGGACTTAAATCTTTCGTAAGAGTACGTGGCACTTCATCGCTGTCAAGTAATTCTACATCGGTGCCCAATTTCTCTAACTCTCTTTTCACTAACTTGCTGGTGGTAGATTTTCCTGCATTCGGTAAACCAGTGAACCAAACAACGACCCCTTTTTGCATCTTCTGTCCTCCTAGTACA encodes the following:
- a CDS encoding ArsR/SmtB family transcription factor — its product is MYFSFMTIELKLSDDHRVKIFKALSDPTRIEIIRTLYNANKEMACGEVGEICSVSKSNASYHFRTLREAGLIIVRKEAQTKYTKLDKVTFQNYLPGFLETL
- a CDS encoding adenylyl-sulfate kinase, with product MQKGVVVWFTGLPNAGKSTTSKLVKRELEKLGTDVELLDSDEVPRTLTKDLSPDWKTRQFQKCTNLTYIAKLLLKRNVVVLIASVGRFEDVRANSRAELKDFVEVYLKCPQDVRLDRDDKAKYTRHADTIYYYEDPVSPEIMIETNQCPPEAAAQKVVDYLMTHGYIGVEDQNLIGTGQI